The uncultured Desulfuromonas sp. genome has a segment encoding these proteins:
- a CDS encoding protein-glutamate O-methyltransferase CheR, translated as MTPNNSNGVPEMPRSVSMMTISDEEFNALRRLIYDRFGINLTDEKRSLLVGRLQKMLRTSKIATFQDYYDYLKTDTSGKAVSDLVNMVSTNYTYFNREKDHFDYFSKTALPAVCQKLEQHKRKDLRVWCAGCSSGEEAYTLVMLMHEYLGTQYGNWDAGILATDISERVLDTAKQGIYGADKVASLPKNLQKYFTRLPDGRMQVVDKVRKEVTFRRFNLMNTTFPFKKPFQIIFCRNVMIYFDQQTRNALVQRFHRSMEPEGYFFIGHSETLGRDSQLFKYIMPAAYQKGTL; from the coding sequence ATGACCCCTAACAACTCCAACGGCGTTCCGGAAATGCCTCGCAGCGTGTCAATGATGACCATCAGTGATGAGGAATTCAATGCCTTACGCCGCTTGATCTATGATCGCTTCGGTATCAACCTTACCGACGAAAAGCGCTCGCTGCTGGTCGGCCGACTGCAAAAGATGCTGCGCACCAGTAAAATTGCCACGTTTCAGGATTATTACGACTACCTGAAAACGGATACCAGCGGCAAAGCGGTCAGTGATCTGGTCAATATGGTGTCGACTAACTACACCTATTTCAATCGAGAGAAAGACCATTTCGACTATTTTTCGAAAACGGCGCTGCCGGCCGTCTGCCAGAAGCTTGAGCAACATAAACGCAAAGACTTACGCGTCTGGTGCGCAGGTTGTTCCAGCGGTGAGGAAGCCTACACACTGGTCATGCTCATGCATGAATATCTCGGCACGCAGTACGGCAACTGGGATGCCGGCATCCTTGCCACGGATATTTCCGAGCGTGTTCTGGACACAGCCAAGCAAGGAATTTACGGTGCCGACAAAGTCGCCTCGCTGCCGAAAAACCTGCAGAAATATTTCACCCGACTGCCTGATGGCCGCATGCAGGTTGTCGACAAAGTACGCAAAGAAGTGACGTTTCGCCGTTTCAACCTGATGAATACGACGTTTCCATTCAAAAAACCGTTTCAGATTATCTTTTGCCGGAACGTCATGATTTATTTTGACCAGCAAACCCGTAACGCATTGGTACAACGTTTTCACCGCAGCATGGAGCCGGAAGGATATTTCTTCATCGGCCACTCTGAAACTCTGGGCCGAGACAGCCAGCTTTTCAAATACATCATGCCTGCGGCTTATCAAAAAGGAACTTTGTGA
- a CDS encoding chemotaxis response regulator protein-glutamate methylesterase has protein sequence MAKPVRVLVVDDSALVRQILSNGLAMDPGIEVVGSAADPYMARDKIVQLKPDVLTLDVEMPRMDGVEFLRKLMPQYPLPVVMVSSLTQKGKQITMEALEAGAVDFVTKPTTNVAQGLNAMLMELRAKVKIASTANVAHWKGKRVERRATVANGASKALAESTDKVVAIGASTGGTEAIKKVVTQFPATMPGVVIVQHMPPGFTKMFSERLNQLCAMEVKEAENGDRIRPGRILVAPGALQMEVVRSGGIYQVRCAPGEKVSGHCPSVDVMMHSVAKHVGRNAVGVMLTGMGSDGAAGMLAMKNAGARNIAQDEASSVVFGMPKVAYEKGGAEKLFPLDRIATQVISLLTEK, from the coding sequence ATGGCAAAACCGGTACGTGTGCTCGTTGTTGATGACTCCGCCCTGGTACGGCAGATCCTCTCCAACGGCCTTGCCATGGACCCGGGAATTGAGGTCGTCGGCTCCGCGGCCGACCCCTACATGGCGCGCGATAAAATTGTTCAGCTCAAACCGGACGTTCTGACACTCGACGTGGAGATGCCACGCATGGACGGGGTTGAATTTCTGCGTAAACTGATGCCGCAATATCCGTTGCCGGTGGTCATGGTCAGCTCCCTGACCCAAAAAGGCAAACAGATCACCATGGAAGCGCTCGAAGCCGGTGCGGTTGACTTCGTCACCAAACCGACGACCAATGTGGCCCAGGGCCTCAACGCCATGCTCATGGAGCTGCGGGCCAAGGTCAAAATCGCCTCCACGGCCAATGTCGCCCACTGGAAAGGCAAACGGGTTGAACGGCGAGCAACCGTTGCCAATGGCGCCTCCAAGGCGTTGGCCGAGTCAACCGATAAAGTCGTGGCCATCGGCGCTTCAACAGGCGGAACCGAGGCGATCAAAAAAGTGGTCACCCAGTTCCCGGCCACCATGCCCGGCGTCGTCATTGTTCAACACATGCCGCCCGGCTTCACCAAGATGTTTTCCGAGCGCCTCAACCAACTGTGCGCCATGGAAGTGAAGGAAGCCGAAAACGGTGACCGCATTCGGCCGGGACGGATTCTCGTCGCTCCCGGCGCCCTACAGATGGAGGTTGTCCGCTCCGGGGGCATTTATCAGGTTCGCTGCGCACCCGGAGAAAAAGTCAGCGGCCACTGCCCGTCCGTTGACGTCATGATGCATTCCGTCGCCAAACATGTCGGTCGCAATGCCGTCGGCGTCATGCTCACCGGCATGGGTTCGGACGGCGCAGCGGGGATGCTGGCCATGAAAAATGCCGGGGCACGTAATATTGCCCAGGACGAGGCCTCTTCAGTTGTCTTCGGCATGCCGAAAGTCGCTTATGAAAAAGGCGGAGCTGAAAAGCTGTTCCCGCTTGACCGCATAGCGACTCAAGTGATTTCCCTGCTGACGGAGAAATAA
- a CDS encoding chemotaxis protein CheD, translating into MSNVILGVGEFGASRTGGDIVKTFALGSCVAVILMCPKTRTVGMVHVALPESKINPEKVKTRPGYFADTGIPALLKQMADMGCDPRGRGFIVKLAGGAKIMDPNNTFNIGKRNALAVKKVLWKYALGPVAEDLGSTYSRTVSVSVSSGEVILSSPGRGEWKL; encoded by the coding sequence ATGAGCAATGTGATTCTAGGTGTTGGCGAATTCGGTGCATCCCGCACAGGCGGAGATATTGTAAAAACTTTCGCGCTGGGGTCCTGTGTCGCTGTCATCCTGATGTGCCCTAAAACCCGTACAGTCGGCATGGTGCATGTCGCGCTGCCGGAGTCTAAAATCAATCCGGAGAAGGTCAAAACCCGTCCCGGATATTTTGCCGATACCGGCATTCCGGCCCTGTTGAAACAGATGGCGGATATGGGCTGCGACCCCCGCGGTCGCGGCTTCATTGTCAAGCTCGCCGGCGGTGCGAAAATCATGGATCCCAACAACACATTCAACATCGGCAAACGCAACGCCCTGGCCGTCAAAAAAGTGTTGTGGAAATATGCCCTAGGGCCCGTTGCCGAAGACCTCGGCTCAACGTACAGCCGTACCGTCTCGGTGTCGGTGTCCAGCGGAGAGGTGATTCTTTCCTCGCCCGGACGCGGCGAGTGGAAACTATAG
- a CDS encoding HDOD domain-containing protein, with protein sequence MKQRASKEEILKAIEDVPLLSPSASRLLQITSQEDHDIHEVIDIVKCDSSLTARVLKIVNSVAYGLAHEVTTIDRAVSYLGERMVAGIALGDSASALFHKELQGYEGPKSELWNHDLRTAIAAREIARFAKVTLSADLAFTAGILHAVGKAVLSDFLGQTANDVLVGIDDHEVEDYLAGERELLGIDHTEAGYVLAKNWELPESLQMAIRYHHMPAEAPEEHKPLVYAVHLGCIVAMMCGSQASDSLQYHLDKKYTDYFDLTSEQIASVMLEVNEEFDKLDCAMSDTKEKSR encoded by the coding sequence ATGAAACAACGCGCCAGTAAAGAAGAGATTCTCAAAGCGATCGAAGATGTCCCTCTGCTTTCTCCAAGCGCATCGCGTTTGTTGCAGATCACCTCTCAGGAAGATCACGATATCCATGAAGTCATCGACATCGTCAAGTGTGACTCATCGCTGACCGCCCGCGTCCTTAAGATTGTCAACTCGGTGGCGTACGGTCTGGCTCATGAGGTGACCACCATTGACCGCGCGGTGTCCTATCTGGGAGAACGCATGGTGGCGGGCATTGCCTTGGGTGACAGTGCATCCGCTCTGTTCCATAAAGAGCTGCAAGGTTATGAAGGTCCCAAAAGTGAATTGTGGAACCATGACCTGCGCACCGCCATTGCCGCCCGTGAAATTGCCCGATTCGCCAAGGTCACCCTCAGTGCCGATCTGGCCTTTACCGCGGGCATCCTCCACGCCGTCGGCAAAGCGGTGCTGTCCGACTTTCTTGGCCAGACGGCTAACGATGTCCTGGTCGGCATTGATGACCATGAGGTTGAAGATTATCTGGCGGGTGAGCGGGAATTACTCGGTATTGACCACACCGAGGCCGGTTACGTCCTGGCCAAAAACTGGGAACTTCCGGAAAGCCTGCAGATGGCCATCCGTTATCACCACATGCCCGCCGAAGCCCCGGAGGAGCATAAACCTCTGGTTTATGCGGTGCACCTTGGTTGCATTGTTGCCATGATGTGTGGTAGTCAAGCTTCCGACTCATTGCAATACCACCTGGATAAAAAATATACCGATTATTTTGATCTGACTTCAGAACAGATTGCGTCTGTTATGCTTGAAGTCAATGAAGAGTTCGACAAACTCGACTGCGCGATGTCTGATACAAAGGAGAAATCCCGATGA
- a CDS encoding response regulator, translating into MKRIVIADDSATARMMIRRCLEIVGLMDAEFAEAENGKEALGLVKQEQTDLLVSDLNMPVMDGEALLKWVKASPRLTDLPVLIITSAGNPAKSQELLDMGAFSVVNKPVNPAILSEVLTPLLDSEED; encoded by the coding sequence ATGAAAAGGATAGTCATTGCTGACGATTCAGCCACAGCACGCATGATGATCCGGCGGTGCTTGGAAATCGTTGGTCTGATGGATGCGGAATTTGCCGAAGCGGAAAACGGCAAAGAAGCTCTAGGCCTGGTTAAACAGGAACAGACCGATCTCCTCGTCAGCGATCTGAATATGCCGGTCATGGACGGCGAAGCCTTGCTCAAATGGGTCAAGGCCAGCCCCAGGTTGACCGATCTGCCCGTACTGATCATTACCAGCGCCGGCAATCCGGCCAAGTCACAGGAACTGCTCGACATGGGAGCGTTCTCAGTGGTCAACAAACCGGTCAATCCGGCGATTCTCAGTGAAGTACTGACGCCGTTACTGGATTCGGAGGAAGATTAA
- a CDS encoding chemotaxis protein CheX yields MQEFEQILQEKITSVLAETLENMAFLDVDESSREEVEELEGKRLSVTLMVAKPILLEMRLEMDEELLLQVVETVYTMDRDEITEQQVEDLLAEFLNTLAGRFMAEILPEDQTFALNLPEINEDDDFSETDSHSYYYLADELPVIVELTSANSDELAELLSDS; encoded by the coding sequence ATGCAGGAATTCGAACAGATCCTTCAGGAAAAAATCACATCCGTTCTCGCCGAGACGCTTGAAAACATGGCCTTTCTTGACGTCGATGAAAGCAGCCGTGAAGAAGTTGAGGAACTTGAAGGAAAACGCCTGAGTGTCACCCTGATGGTTGCAAAACCGATTTTGCTGGAAATGCGCCTGGAGATGGACGAAGAGCTGTTGCTTCAGGTCGTTGAAACCGTCTACACCATGGACCGTGACGAGATCACCGAACAACAGGTCGAAGACCTGCTCGCTGAATTTCTCAACACGCTGGCCGGTCGGTTTATGGCTGAAATTCTTCCGGAAGACCAGACCTTTGCCCTGAACCTTCCGGAAATCAATGAAGATGATGATTTCAGCGAAACGGACTCTCATAGTTACTACTACCTGGCAGATGAACTGCCGGTGATTGTTGAACTGACTTCGGCGAATAGCGATGAGCTCGCCGAACTCTTAAGCGATTCATAA
- a CDS encoding response regulator — protein sequence MGKRVLVIDDSSTMRKIVSRSLRQAGLDFDEILEAGDGQEALNLLENESVDLILSDINMPNMDGIEFLRQKKDNAAIAGIPVVMITTEGGSDIIGEAKSLGAAGNIKKPFTPDKIEEVLGGLI from the coding sequence ATGGGGAAACGTGTACTTGTTATTGATGATTCCAGCACCATGAGAAAGATCGTATCTCGCTCTTTGCGCCAGGCAGGCCTGGACTTTGATGAAATTCTTGAAGCCGGTGACGGCCAGGAGGCCTTGAACCTGCTTGAAAACGAGAGTGTCGATCTGATCCTCAGCGACATCAACATGCCCAACATGGACGGCATCGAATTTCTGCGCCAGAAAAAAGACAACGCAGCCATCGCCGGAATTCCCGTGGTCATGATCACCACCGAAGGCGGTTCCGACATTATCGGTGAAGCGAAATCCCTTGGCGCGGCGGGCAACATCAAAAAGCCGTTCACTCCGGACAAAATTGAAGAAGTACTCGGTGGCCTGATTTAA
- a CDS encoding chemotaxis protein CheX, translating into MDLQKNITDATKEIFETMIMLDITPGDPLKESVKSFTCSVSGVIGLAGTCQGMLAIHTPDTVAKAITSSFLGMDVDEINEDVTDAIGELANMLAGNIKMVLDEAGKDVTLSIPSCIHGDEYSMDCVADADWVVVPFTIEAGSFLVELQLKTC; encoded by the coding sequence TTGGATCTACAAAAAAACATCACCGACGCCACCAAAGAGATCTTTGAGACCATGATCATGCTGGATATCACTCCTGGTGATCCTCTCAAAGAAAGTGTCAAAAGCTTCACGTGTTCGGTCTCCGGCGTGATTGGACTGGCAGGGACCTGTCAGGGAATGCTGGCGATCCACACCCCGGACACGGTTGCCAAAGCGATCACCAGCAGTTTCCTTGGGATGGATGTCGATGAAATCAATGAGGACGTCACCGATGCGATTGGTGAGCTGGCCAATATGTTGGCCGGTAATATCAAGATGGTTCTCGATGAAGCCGGTAAAGATGTCACCCTGTCTATCCCATCCTGCATCCATGGGGATGAATACAGCATGGACTGTGTTGCCGATGCGGACTGGGTTGTCGTGCCCTTTACCATCGAAGCGGGGAGCTTTCTCGTCGAATTGCAGCTAAAAACCTGCTGA
- a CDS encoding chemotaxis protein CheX, with the protein MDLDLQKQIIDSTQAVFDTMLMMPLTPGISLAEKVYEFKNSISGMLGFAGEVQGMLTIHCPQVVAFAITSTLLGMDVDEVDADVKDTVGEMANMILGGIKDGFTEHGVEINLAVPTVLAGRSYRVSGMDDATWTTVPFYLDEGEFLVELKLKAPK; encoded by the coding sequence GTGGACTTAGACCTGCAAAAACAAATCATAGACAGCACCCAGGCGGTATTTGACACCATGCTGATGATGCCGCTGACCCCGGGAATCAGTCTGGCGGAAAAGGTGTATGAATTCAAAAACAGCATTTCAGGCATGCTCGGTTTTGCCGGTGAAGTACAAGGCATGCTGACCATCCATTGCCCCCAGGTTGTCGCCTTTGCCATCACCAGCACCCTGCTCGGCATGGATGTCGATGAAGTCGATGCCGATGTCAAGGACACCGTTGGTGAAATGGCCAATATGATTCTGGGCGGCATCAAAGATGGCTTCACCGAACACGGCGTTGAAATCAACCTCGCGGTGCCCACCGTTCTGGCCGGCCGCTCCTATCGTGTCAGCGGCATGGACGACGCCACATGGACAACAGTCCCCTTTTATCTTGATGAAGGGGAATTTCTCGTCGAACTCAAACTCAAAGCTCCCAAGTAG
- a CDS encoding sigma-54 dependent transcriptional regulator translates to MSHILLFDSNNTSRTALQEILRGEIPAPVLTAETCPQALEQIRANNVTLAFCQLGDQSDAALELIQQINTLQPHIVTILLVPEETTIGTKRILQSGAHFFLHAPTTPQETVQLTHRALQHALLLQPAVEAGPKQEDGFSEIIGQSSSMQHLFTMITRLADDGESTILIQGESGTGKELVAKAVHLNSPRRNANFVPLNCAAIPDELLESELFGYEKGAFTGAMNNKKGRLQHAEGGTLFLDEIGDMKPSLQAKLLRVIQEKEFEPVGSVKSIKVDVRIVAATHRNLEDSVAKGTFREDLYYRLNVIPLQIPPLRDRKDDIPLLLDFFTQKFCTSKKRHTFTYSDQALNCLKRYPWPGNVRELENLVQRLSILHMGETVAPKDLPEKYLHEEVPPSLLTRFNEQGATDFNSRVSEFEDRLILQALMQTGGNKKEAAELLNLKRTTLLEKIKKKQLDKALNKLENQSGL, encoded by the coding sequence GTGTCCCACATTCTTCTGTTTGACAGCAATAACACCTCGCGAACAGCTCTTCAGGAGATTCTTCGTGGGGAGATTCCGGCACCGGTTTTAACCGCAGAAACCTGTCCGCAGGCGCTCGAACAGATCCGCGCGAACAATGTGACACTGGCATTTTGCCAACTGGGCGACCAGAGCGACGCTGCGCTGGAGCTGATACAACAGATCAACACCCTGCAACCACACATTGTCACCATTCTACTGGTTCCGGAAGAAACAACCATCGGCACCAAACGTATTCTCCAATCCGGCGCCCATTTCTTCCTGCATGCGCCAACAACGCCCCAGGAGACCGTTCAACTGACCCACAGAGCGTTACAGCATGCCCTGTTGTTGCAGCCGGCCGTTGAAGCCGGGCCAAAACAGGAGGATGGTTTTTCGGAGATTATCGGTCAATCATCGTCCATGCAGCACCTGTTCACGATGATCACCCGGCTCGCCGATGACGGGGAAAGCACCATTCTCATTCAAGGAGAAAGCGGCACGGGAAAAGAGCTGGTCGCTAAAGCCGTCCACCTCAACAGCCCACGTCGCAACGCCAACTTCGTACCGCTCAATTGTGCGGCGATTCCCGACGAACTTTTGGAAAGCGAACTGTTCGGTTATGAAAAAGGGGCCTTTACCGGCGCCATGAACAACAAGAAAGGTCGCTTGCAGCATGCCGAAGGCGGCACCCTGTTTCTTGATGAAATCGGTGACATGAAGCCGTCGCTACAGGCGAAGCTGTTGCGCGTTATTCAGGAAAAAGAATTTGAACCCGTCGGCAGCGTCAAAAGCATCAAAGTCGATGTCCGTATTGTCGCGGCAACCCACCGCAACCTTGAGGACTCCGTGGCCAAAGGGACATTCCGTGAAGACCTGTATTACCGTCTGAACGTCATTCCGCTGCAGATTCCACCGCTACGCGACCGTAAAGATGACATCCCGTTGCTGCTCGACTTCTTCACCCAGAAGTTTTGTACCAGCAAAAAACGCCATACTTTCACCTATTCTGACCAGGCCTTAAACTGCCTGAAACGCTATCCGTGGCCCGGCAATGTCCGCGAATTGGAAAACCTGGTACAACGGCTCTCCATCCTCCATATGGGGGAAACCGTAGCCCCCAAAGATCTGCCGGAAAAATACCTCCATGAAGAGGTGCCCCCCAGCCTGCTGACCCGCTTCAACGAACAGGGTGCCACGGACTTTAATTCACGCGTCAGTGAATTTGAAGATCGCCTGATCCTCCAGGCGCTGATGCAGACCGGCGGCAACAAAAAAGAAGCAGCCGAGCTGCTCAATCTCAAACGCACCACCCTGCTGGAAAAAATCAAGAAAAAGCAGTTGGATAAAGCTTTGAACAAACTGGAAAATCAGTCCGGATTGTAA
- a CDS encoding M48 family metallopeptidase, with amino-acid sequence MASTLFITIVVILVADYVLERLVDTLNSRWMGHAPPTELQGLYDSEKYRQQQNYQRVTTRFSFVTSTFSLLLVLVFLCVNGFARLHGVAGHLSDNGIVQALIFFGALWLAQDVLSTPFDLYQTFVIEQRFGFNTMDGKTFIADKLKGWLLTVILGGLVLAGIAWFYYQTKTLFWVYSWMTVTGFTLFFTLFYSNLIVPLFNKQTKLAEGELKTAIEAFSAQVGFSVKDIYVLDGSKRSTKANAYFTGLGAKKRIVLFDTLIKDLTPQEVVAVLAHEIGHYQKKHTLQGMVLSIAQTGVIFYLMSLFLEHAVFCQALGVDQAVFHVGLVAFALLYSPISLVTGLLMHMWSRHNEYQADAFAVQHHDAESLINALKKLSVNHLSNLTPHPAYVFFHYSHPSLYQRIRAMRQSQPRA; translated from the coding sequence ATGGCATCGACTCTTTTCATCACCATTGTTGTTATTCTCGTTGCCGATTATGTGCTCGAGCGGCTTGTCGATACCCTGAATAGTCGTTGGATGGGCCATGCGCCACCAACCGAATTGCAGGGGCTTTATGACTCGGAAAAGTATCGTCAGCAACAGAACTACCAAAGGGTGACCACCCGCTTCAGTTTTGTCACTTCAACGTTCAGTCTTCTCCTGGTCCTTGTTTTTTTGTGCGTCAACGGCTTTGCCCGGCTGCATGGTGTGGCCGGACACCTGTCTGACAACGGCATTGTCCAGGCACTGATTTTCTTTGGCGCATTATGGCTGGCTCAGGATGTGCTCTCCACACCGTTCGACCTTTATCAGACCTTTGTCATTGAACAGCGCTTCGGCTTTAACACCATGGACGGTAAAACCTTTATCGCCGATAAACTTAAGGGCTGGTTGCTGACGGTGATCCTTGGTGGCCTGGTTCTGGCGGGAATCGCCTGGTTCTATTATCAGACCAAGACGCTGTTCTGGGTGTACAGCTGGATGACCGTCACCGGTTTTACGCTGTTTTTTACCCTGTTTTACTCCAACCTCATCGTTCCTCTGTTTAACAAGCAAACCAAATTGGCAGAGGGCGAACTCAAAACCGCGATTGAAGCTTTTTCGGCGCAGGTTGGTTTTTCGGTGAAGGATATTTATGTCCTTGACGGGTCAAAACGCTCCACTAAAGCCAATGCCTATTTCACCGGTTTGGGGGCGAAAAAACGTATTGTCCTGTTTGATACGCTGATCAAGGATTTGACCCCTCAGGAAGTGGTGGCGGTATTGGCGCATGAGATCGGCCATTATCAGAAAAAACATACCTTGCAGGGGATGGTGCTGTCCATCGCTCAGACCGGGGTGATCTTTTATCTGATGTCACTGTTTCTCGAGCATGCGGTGTTCTGTCAGGCGCTGGGTGTTGACCAAGCCGTATTCCACGTTGGTCTGGTCGCCTTTGCCCTGCTGTACAGCCCGATTTCCCTGGTAACGGGTTTGCTGATGCACATGTGGTCGCGCCACAATGAGTATCAGGCCGATGCCTTTGCCGTTCAACACCATGATGCGGAAAGTTTGATCAATGCGTTAAAGAAACTGTCGGTCAACCATCTGAGCAATCTGACGCCGCATCCGGCCTATGTGTTTTTCCACTACTCCCACCCGAGTTTATATCAGCGCATTCGCGCGATGAGACAGAGCCAACCTCGCGCATGA
- a CDS encoding DUF4395 domain-containing protein: protein MVQACPISAQQVNGKACQINALFTVICLVAFLFTPAKWILLPLAADLLIRAFLNPMFSPFNMASDALLRQCKVSPRMTNAGPKLFAAKLAFVFVVIMLLSRLIGYESVAVFFAACLAFFASLEAAFSFCVACKAYPLFLKFFGSPS, encoded by the coding sequence ATGGTACAAGCGTGTCCAATCTCAGCGCAGCAAGTCAATGGCAAAGCATGCCAGATTAATGCACTGTTTACCGTCATCTGTCTCGTGGCGTTCTTATTTACGCCGGCAAAATGGATTCTGTTGCCCTTGGCTGCCGATCTTTTGATTCGTGCTTTTTTGAATCCGATGTTCAGCCCATTCAACATGGCCAGCGATGCCCTGCTGCGTCAGTGTAAGGTGAGCCCCCGAATGACGAATGCCGGTCCCAAACTGTTTGCGGCAAAACTGGCCTTTGTTTTTGTCGTCATCATGTTGCTCAGCCGGTTGATTGGCTATGAAAGTGTTGCTGTTTTCTTTGCCGCCTGTCTGGCTTTTTTTGCGTCTTTGGAAGCCGCATTCAGTTTTTGTGTGGCCTGCAAAGCCTATCCGCTGTTCCTCAAATTTTTCGGTTCGCCTTCCTGA
- the nhaD gene encoding sodium:proton antiporter NhaD codes for MKSLLTLIFSLIAFPAMANEGGSAVRDLTGTPLGIIALILFVLAYMLVIMEEKLHLRKSKPVLMAAGIIWVLVAITFNALGEPDAAHEAIAHNLLEYGELFLFLLVAMTYINAMEERNVFQALRSWLVSRGFSLRVVFWITGLLAFFISPIADNLTTALLMGAVVMAVGGSNQRFVVMACINVVVGANAGGAFSPFGDITTLMVWQKGIVQFGEFFALFLPALVNWLVPAFIMNFMISKEKPEASDEAVVMKFGAKRIMFLFLMTIVTAVSFHNFLDLPPAAGMMLGLGYLGLFAYFIKRHEQFSENVDPALDLSVVSSEGEHEGFDLFRKIARAEWDTLLFFYGVIMCVGGLSQFGYLASASQFMYHDLGAFNANVLIGIMSAIVDNIPVMFAVLTMEPHMVHGQWLLVTLTAGVGGSLLSIGSAAGVGLMGTARGIYTFGRHLVYTPIVALGYAASIAVHMLINARYFH; via the coding sequence ATGAAAAGTTTATTGACACTGATTTTTAGTCTGATTGCTTTCCCGGCCATGGCCAACGAGGGAGGAAGCGCAGTGCGTGACCTCACCGGAACGCCTTTGGGAATTATCGCCCTGATTCTATTTGTCCTGGCGTACATGCTGGTGATCATGGAAGAGAAACTGCATTTGCGTAAAAGCAAGCCGGTTTTGATGGCTGCCGGGATTATCTGGGTGCTGGTGGCGATTACCTTCAATGCTTTGGGTGAGCCTGATGCCGCTCACGAGGCCATTGCCCACAATCTGCTTGAATATGGCGAGTTGTTCCTGTTTTTGCTGGTGGCCATGACTTACATCAACGCTATGGAAGAACGCAATGTTTTTCAGGCGTTGCGTTCCTGGCTGGTGTCGCGCGGATTCTCGTTGCGCGTTGTCTTCTGGATCACCGGTTTGCTGGCGTTCTTTATTTCTCCGATTGCGGATAACCTGACCACCGCTTTATTGATGGGTGCGGTGGTCATGGCTGTGGGGGGCTCCAACCAGCGCTTTGTCGTTATGGCCTGTATCAATGTGGTGGTCGGGGCCAATGCCGGCGGTGCGTTTTCACCTTTCGGCGATATTACCACTCTGATGGTGTGGCAGAAGGGGATTGTCCAGTTCGGTGAATTCTTTGCGTTGTTTCTTCCGGCGCTGGTCAACTGGCTGGTACCCGCCTTTATCATGAACTTTATGATCAGCAAGGAAAAACCCGAAGCTTCTGACGAGGCTGTTGTCATGAAGTTTGGTGCCAAACGGATCATGTTTCTGTTCCTGATGACCATTGTCACGGCGGTTTCTTTTCACAACTTTCTCGATTTGCCGCCCGCGGCAGGAATGATGCTGGGCCTGGGCTATCTGGGCCTGTTCGCCTATTTCATCAAGCGTCATGAACAGTTTTCGGAAAATGTTGATCCGGCTCTTGATCTCTCGGTGGTTTCTTCGGAAGGAGAGCACGAGGGATTTGATCTGTTCCGTAAGATTGCCCGCGCCGAATGGGACACGCTGCTGTTTTTCTACGGTGTCATCATGTGTGTGGGCGGCTTGAGTCAATTCGGTTACCTGGCTTCAGCTTCTCAGTTCATGTATCACGACCTGGGCGCGTTTAATGCCAACGTGCTGATCGGTATCATGTCGGCGATTGTTGATAACATTCCGGTCATGTTTGCCGTATTGACCATGGAACCGCACATGGTCCATGGTCAATGGCTGTTGGTGACTTTGACCGCAGGAGTTGGCGGCAGTCTGCTGTCGATCGGTTCTGCGGCCGGCGTTGGCCTGATGGGTACCGCGCGTGGAATCTATACCTTTGGGCGTCATCTCGTGTACACACCGATTGTGGCACTGGGCTATGCGGCCAGTATCGCCGTCCATATGCTGATCAACGCCAGATATTTCCATTAA